Proteins co-encoded in one Apteryx mantelli isolate bAptMan1 chromosome 4, bAptMan1.hap1, whole genome shotgun sequence genomic window:
- the LOC136991893 gene encoding olfactory receptor 4S2-like — protein sequence MENVSSVKEFILLGLSKNQGVQKICFVVFLFFYIVIVAGNLLIVVTVVSSQRLNSPMYFFLCHLSIADICFSSVSAPKMIVDFLVEKKTISFGGCMAQLFGVHFFGGAEVFILTVMAYDRYFAICRPLHYTTLMTRRVCGWMVMGSWVGGFVHSLVQTLVTVSLPFCGPNKIDHYFCDVHPLLQLACTDTYVAGIIVVANGGMICLVSFFILVTSYIVILLSLKRRTSEGRYKALSTCGSHITVVILFFGPSTFTYIRPSSNLSEDKSVAVFYTVITPMLNPLIYTLRNEEMKSAMRKLWNRKVWSEK from the coding sequence atggagaatgtaagcagtgtgaaggaattcattcttctgggcctttcaaagaaccaaggggtgcagaaaatatgttttgtggtgtttttgttcttctatattgttattgtggcaggaaatctgctcatcgttgtcactgtagttagcagtcaacgtctgaactcccccatgtatttctttctctgccacctgtccattgcagatatttgcttctcttctgtctcagctcccaaaatgattgttgacttccttgttgagaagaaaaccatttcctttgggggttgcatggcacagcttttTGGAGTACAtttcttcggcggcgctgaggtcttcatcctcacagtgatggcctatgatcgctactttgccatatgcagacccctgcactacaccaccctcatgaccaggcgtgtgtgtggctggatggtgatgggttcatgggtggggggctttgtgcactccctggtgcagaccctcgtaaccgttagcctccctttttgcggtcccaacaaaattgaccactacttctgtgatgtccatcccctactacaactggcctgtacagacacatatgttgcgggcatcattgtcgttgccaatggtggaatgatttgtttggtctctttcttcatcctggtcacatcctacattgtcattttgttatccttgaaaaggcgaacgtccgaagggcggtacaaagccctctccacctgtgggtcccacattactgtggtgattctcttctttgggccatccactttcacctacatacgcccatccagcaatctctcggaggacaagagcgtagctgtgttttacactgtcatcacgcccatgctgaacccactcatctacacactgagaaatgaggagatgaaaagtgccatgagaaaactatggaatagaaaagtctggagtgaaaag